A region of the Harpia harpyja isolate bHarHar1 chromosome 14, bHarHar1 primary haplotype, whole genome shotgun sequence genome:
CAAGTACAGCATGTGAGTGTCGGCATCatagaaagggaagaggagaccTGAGAGCCCATCGATCTCCTCCTCTATCAGGGGCATGGACAGGTCTTCCTGCGCAACAGGGAAAAGCACTTTATTAACCAAGTTGTCCCGATGCTCGTGCTGAGCGGGGGTCCCAGTGGGGACGGAGCAGGGGTCCTGGCACCCACCTGGTCCCAGAGGGCAATCTGTCGCGTGTTCCAGCGCGACACCCCTGTCGTCAGCAGCCGCTTTGTACTGCCCAGGAAGACCACCCGGTTGACACGGTGGTTCTTGCAGCTGGCCTCCTGCAAGACAGGAGCATGCTCACCGGCAGccacccccccgccgcggcccccagACCTGACCCTCATCCCAGGAAAGCCCCTTCTTTGGCAGGTACCCCGACCTGCTGCCCCCCCAACGCCTCTCCCGCCTCATCCCGGTGAAACACCAGCTCTGTGCTGGTGGGGTGGCAGCCAGGATGGAGGTACCGTGATTCAACACCTGTCCCCTGTGCAAAACGAAAATGCCTATCATCTCCCTGAATATTAGATATCACCTTTACTGAGAAACCGTCTTCCTCCAAACTGTGGCTCTTTCTGGGACtttctgcacacacacacccacccctaATTTCTACTATTTTCCACAAATCCTTaattaataaaagaataaaagcttcCAACTCCCATGCTTGGAATGAAGCCAAGCCCTCTCCAACACCTTCACCTAATTTTAACAACAAGCAGAGAATTACCTGCAGACACTGACACATGCACAACATCACATCATGAGTACGTACAGTACCTTGCAAATGTTTTTATGTGTTTTCAGTAGGATTCCTCCCTAAGATCTTATTTCTAACCCCCCATCCCATGCAGCACACAGCCCCCCGGCACAAGCACCGCACCTGCAGGACCCTGCCGGAGCGCGGCTCCACGACCCGCAGCTTCTTGTCCTTGCAGCTGGTGGCCAGGAGGCTGCCATCGGTGTTGAAAGACATGCAGAGGATGACATCCGTGTGGCAATCGATCATCTTCACCGGCTCCCCAATGTCCAGGTTCCAGATGAGGACCTGTGGGAAGCGGGGAGGCTGCTCTGGCATCTCCACGCCTGGAGACCGCCCACCCCTGCTGCAACCTCCACATCTGCTTCGGGCATCTTAATATCTCCTATTTTGGCTGAAATCGCCCCCTCATCCCTTACAGACCCCCCTTCCATCCTCCCAGGGCcgccctgcagctgctgcttgtgCAAAATTACAATAGTCCTTAAGACTGTGTGCAAGACCCTTGCATGAGGGAAGGTACTGTCTGCTGCAGACACGGTGGGTCATTTTATTCCAGCCGGCAGgatcctgccctgcctgcacacagGTGACTCCCACCCGTGTCACGAGCAGGGAAAGCCTTTGCAAGGGCAGTCCTGGGCAGCAGCCGAGCAGGGCAGGGCTCACCTTATAGTCATAGCCAGCACTGAAGAGGATGTTGTTGGTGGTGGGATGCCACTCGACGAGGCCGACGCGACGGCTGTGCCCATACAGCTCCAGGACAGCCTCCGTCATGTTCCTCTTCAGGCCTCCCTCGGGGATCTCCCAGATCCGCACCTGTGGGACAGGGCAGGTGTCAGGATGGGTTTGGGAGCCCCAGGAGGACCCCGACACCCACCCAGGGGGGCTCTGAGCTGCTGAGTCCCCACAGTACCCCAAGGCCAGCAGCCTCATCCTGCACCCCAATGGATGTCCTGGGGTTGATCACACCCGGACTGCGGGTGCTGAGGAGAAGGACCCGATAAAGCCAATGGAGCGCTTccgggggagcggggccagggGAGACCCCCCGCTGCCATCAGCGAGGAGAACCTGGGTTAAAAACAAGCCAGAAAAGCCTCCGCACTGAAGGTGCTTGCTGAACAAAAGGAGGCGGTGCATTGGGACAGAATAAGGCTTCTGTAGTGTCTCCTCTTCAATTAAACAGCTCCAGATAATACTATCAAAGAGCGGTTACAGGTGCTTTCATCTTCATGGCAGGTCTCTGGTACGAAGCCGAAGTGACACGTCGCATTTATCTAACCCCCCCTCGGTCTGCTCCGTGCCCGAGCACTCTGCACCCATCCGAGCAGCGAGACCCGgggtcctgccagccctgtgGCTTCTCAAAGCCTTCTGAAACCCAGCAGCGTTTGGTGGTGCATACATGTCCCCACGTTCAGGTGAAGAGATGGAATGACTGAGCTTTGCACTCTCATCTCCTCCCCACGGCAGGCTGCCTTGGCCAGCACACTCATCCTTCTCAGAGCCTTCATCTCATCCCAGTTCTAACATCAGTTACAGACACACCACAACACTTTTAAGTAACACCCATTAAAAAAGCCAAACCGTATCAAATGCAGCACACAGTCTGTGCAGTTTCCCTTTCGCCTCCTCCACCAGCATCTCAAAAGACAAGCTTGCCCTTGGGCAGACGCAGTGGCTGGGGCCATGCTGCCCCAACGAGCATTGCTGAGTTGAAATAAAGCTTTTCCAAAACGTAGGGAATATCTGGGAGGCTGCTCCCCATGGAGGACTGATCCTGCTGTCCCTTCGgtgccttctccctctcttctccagcaCCGCCAAAGGTCACCCCATCCAGCCGGGGGCTTAGCTACAGCTGGGGCAAGGGTGGCAAAAGTTAATTTGCAATATTGCAGTGAAAAAACTGCGTAAGGATGTACAGATGGAGCGGTGAGTTTTCTGCCTGAACCTGCACGTTTAGAGGTGGAAGACGCTGTTCTTCAGGTTGCGTGGCATGCAGAGGAAACGGCGTTATGACAGAGACATGGTTAAGAGGCTGGTTTGGCTCGGAGGGACAATTCTGAGAGCATCAGCGGTTTTCAAACAATGCACAACACGAGGAACAAGCAACACAACCCTGATTGCTGGGTGTCAAAGGAACCGGTTACGAAAGCAGCGGCTTACGAAACAGCTGTTACCAAACCTCCGGTTGCGCCTCGCTCCAGCGATCTGCATCCACAAGGGCTCTGAGCGAGCTCTGCATGCCGCAGAGGTGCCTGCTGCACGCTCGCTGCTTGGGGAATGCAGCATCAAGCCCGGGGGGGTGGGACACGCAGCGTCAGGGTCCCTGCATCGTCAGGGTCTGCTCAAATAAGAGCTACTTCTTGCCTTTTGCTGTGCAGGTAGCCTAAAGGATGGTTATTAAATGTGTCCTGCATCTGTGCTCAGCTGGGAATCATCGCCAGGGTTTCGCAGCACAGCATCACCTCTTGCGGTCTGCTCCTAACAGAGTTGCATCATTCCTTGTGTCTTGCAAAAAAAGGGGGTGAGTGCCAGGGACAGGCTATTTTAGGCAGGTTTCCCCATTACCACGGTCACTATGACCTGAAAATAGACGTGTCAGAACTGGTTGCAGTACTAGTGCCATTCTTTTGCCAGTATAGGCATAGCTGGAGCTAACTCAAAAATCAAGCACTGCATTTCACAACCTTGTCCCATCCTGGGATGGAAATGATGCTTTTggaaaattctcattaaaaaaaagacccaGAGGAACAGCCCTAGAagcacctccctccccctcctcccctgacACCAGGGAGCACAGCCGGGGTGGGACGCAGCCTGTGAAACCAAAGACTTCCTCTCCCAACCCAAGAAACCTTCTTGATAAAATTTTCCCTGAAACGCCCCTTTCCACAATGAGATGTACCCTGCAAACAAGACACCCTGCTGCAAAATCCCCCCTCTAGCTCTGCACGCCACATCAGCTCACTGCGCCTGAGTGCACAGAGCGCTCCGGCACAAGGAAAACGCGGAGCCTGAAACACCTACAGAGATTGGGGAATTCCCCTTTTAGTCTTTCCCACTTGGTTTGTCCTTTAAAAGCTCCTTCCCAAAAAGCCTTCACAGCATTTCTGCAGCTCGCAGCACTGCAGCAGGGACCAGGAACTTGAGAATCAGCCCTGTCGCTAATTGTCCCGCAAAGACAAATAATGAATTATCAGTCCTGGTGCCCCAAGGGAGAGCATCAGGCGAGGACAGACACCGTTATCTGAGCGGTAGCAGACAGGTACGGATGGATATGGGGTTGATAGCAAGGGAGAAATTACAGGAGGGGTTTCAAGCAGAGCGACAACCCAGGTGGGCTGCGAGAGAGATCACTCTCCAGCAAGGCAGCATCTAACCGTGGCCATTAATATTGGGTGCTGCTAAGATGTGAAATCCTCATCACCGCCTTGGAGAGGATTAACCCATAGCGATGTCCTGGGGACAAGGCTGCACACGTCGTCCTCCCTGCATAGGGCATGATGGAGAAAAGACACGAGTCTGGAGCAGGACCAGCTGGCTGCATCACCATGCTCCCCCCAGGCTAGCGGTGCACGTGGCAGGTCCTCCGTGTCTCCTGCGGCGGTGGTGTCCCCAGCCTGGGACCGGCAGTGCCCCCGGGTGACAAATATCATGCAAATACTCTGTTTTCTGCAGCTCAGACTCCTCAAGCACCTGAGCATCCTCTCTCATTAGTAAAGACTGTTGGCCTGAACCTTGTTAAACCTCCTGGGAGTGAGTGGAGAGAGCCCGAAGGTGCAGGACCTGCCCATAAGCAGCACCCTGGGCATGGGGTGGCACCAGGAGCCATGAGCCCACCCAGCTGTGGGGCTGATCCCCTCCAACTAATCTCCACTGGGGACACCCCTGCACCAGACAGCCTCAGGGGCAATTAACTTAATTTTCCAGGTTTAACAATGACTCATGAAGTCTTCCCAgtatcctccctccctcccagtacCCCTGTTCCCCAGCAACTGTATATAAAAGGTTATAATTTAAGGTGGGAGACAGCTCACCATGATTCATGGCCatgatctgcatttttttccctactcaATATCTTCCTTGACAAGCTTTCAGCTAATAAAAAATGCCAATATACTGAACTGAAGGAGAGGATGAGACATTAGGTGATAATACAGTGAAACACTAAGGATCAGGCAAGGCAGATTTGTAACTGGTTAAAAACTGGATCACCCCAAACCCCAGCTTCTGCCATGCAGAACGGGTGATGGTTTTTGATCCTCTCCCTTgtacaaaggctttttttcctttgtgatacAGCCTTTAGGATGGACTTGTTTGcatccagaaaataaaaaggaggaggatGCAAATAACAGCTACGTAAAGATGACCTGATTCATTATCCCCCAGCCTGCAAAGCTGCCTTTTGCTTGTATCACTTGATGGATCAGGCCACGAGAGCAGTTGCAGCCCCTGCGGTCCCCGAGAGCATGAAGGATTAATAATAGCATTGCTGTTgggcttgtaaaaaaaaaaaaccaaaaaaaacccccaaaaaactcaTTGTGCACAGCTGTACGGCTTATCTGCAGCAGGGGATGCAGAAAGAGCAGCACTGTGACGATAAGGGACACTGGggacagcagaggagctgggcacCAGCCACAGCCCCTGCACCACCGACACAGGAGCCAGGGATTGGCACAGTTTGCCTATGGCTCTGCATCAATCTCCTACTCCCTCTCCATTCCCAAGACGGCTGAGCCATCACCCACCCACAGTGCCTCCAGCAGCCCCTTCCCACGCCTCTGGGTGTACAAACTGAAGGCAGGAGGGTTCACGGAGCTGCATGACTCCGAGGAGGTGCCAGCCTGAAGCATTGCAGCTCACCGAGGTGTCTTCAGAGCATGATGCGATGATGTTCTCAATGAAGGGATTCCACTTGATGTCCAGCACGTTGCCCTGGTGACCACAAACTTTGGGGTAGTTTGGTTCGATCCGGCCtgtctgtaatttaaaataaaccaaaaaaagaggaaaaaaaaaattcagttataaAATTGGTCTTTTTTAAGGCTGGAGCCTTGTTAGGGGAGAAAGCTCCATAGCTCgccccaggatggggtttttggctGGAGGAGACACCTGGTTGAATTGGGGATTGGTTTTACCTCATCAGTATTCCCAGGGCATCTGCAGCTGATCCACGTATGAGAAGGGGTTTCTGCAAACACAACCCCATAGGGCTGCTCTGTGCGAGCACCCGCCCAGCCCCAGTGCAGTAGGAAATCTCTGCATGACCATCTGAAACCAGGGGCAAAAGGGCTGGAAGGGACTTGAGGCAGATCAGCCATTGGGTCACACATGAAACATTTGGTACTTTCCTCCCAAACTTCAGAAGCGATGTTGTATGCGTACACCACAGAACAAATCCCCACTGGCTTCAGGATCACAAACACTCTTGCTTAACCATGCTAATAACTTAACGGTTACACCACTTGATGGGTTCCTTCCACACAGATGGAAACCCTTGCAAGACTTTTGGGGATGGTGTGGTCTTGCCGCCCCAGCAGAGCAAGGACCTGCAGAGCTCCGCAGCAGAGGACGGTGCACAGCACTCAGCACAGCCTCCTATTAAGGTTCCCATCGCAGATGGGTTGCGGGAACCCCCTGCTCTTTGCAGGGACCTTGCAGGGTGTCTCCAGGGCTGGCGACCCCACCGTCCTTCCTTCCCCTGTGCTGGCTCCTTGCCGCAGCCCGGAGGTGGTGGCACGCTCGGAGCGTGCAAGCTAACTAGGTCAGCACGACACAGCCACTAAATATTTCATAGCCCTTCCAGCACTGACCTTTTAACATATTAAGCTCCTGGCTCCATTTAACATGAACAAAGAAACACACCGAGGATAACACGCTGCATTTTTACCATCCGCAGCTAAGGGCAACAGCCAGGAGCACTCTGGGCAGCCGGATCAGGCCCGGGGACTCAGCCCTGCGCCATCACTGCTGGGAAGGTTTATTTGAATTAATTTGCTCCCAAGGAGACAGGGCTGCTAATTGCCAGGCAGCCACGGTGCCCGCTGCAGCACTGCACGGGCGGTCGCAGCTCCGGTGAACACCTGCCAGGACCAGCACGGGATGcgcaggcagagcagctctgcctgcctggattTGGTCAGAGACAGAGATGCAGAAAATTGTCACACGAGCCACTGAGAAGCACAGGCAAACCCAACCCTCCCCAAGCCCACTTtatcaattttaaaatttcatcgGCACTATTATTAGAATGAAAAGCCGGTTCTTGCTCAAATTGCTACAACAGCTCTAAGTCATCCCTTGGACACAGCCCATATAGAAGATGAGAACTAGGCTGGGCTTAAAACACCGGGGACTTAGTTATATGGGTCATTTCAGTTATTGaggtaaagtgaaaaaaataggTGCCTGCTCTCGCTGCCTTCAGTATGTGAACAAATGGACACCTTCAGCTCCATCGCTGGCTGGGTAACGGGGTCATCGGCAGTCGTTCCCCTCTGCCCTTCGATACAGTCTCTTACAAACGCTCATTAACTCCCCGGCGTGTGACAGGCGCGGGATCACATCCCCATTAGCCAGTCTGTGATGAGCACTTAACGCAAGACTGATTTCTAACTCATGAGCCTCTTTCTAATTAGGGCATGTTACGCAAATTCCCTACCCATATGGCACAGGGTTCATTTTCCCCTCGGTGATTGATACCTGCCGGTGTGATTTTAACCTCCATTAGGGCCAATTTCAGGGGTGTCAGGGCAGGGATGGGTGGAAGGGACGGGATGGGGCAGCTGCGCCTCTCTCCTCCTTCAGCTGCCGACAGCATCACTTCAGCTCGCTCAGAGAGCCTGAATTTTGATCCTTCTGCCCATCAGCAACAACCCGGCTCAGATCTGAGCTGCCACGTCAGCCCTGGACCCTTAACTGCATCCTGCCATCCACTaatgcattttcttccctgcatGTACCTGGCAGCTTCGCCCCAGATAAGCAGCAGTGATCGATGTACACAACATTTCTGACATTATCAAATAGCTGAAAAGGCATTTTCCTGGTTAATGCCCCAGACCTGGGTTTTATTAGCACTATTATAAATCAGTTCACATTTTTAGGGATAAAAACAAGGAAAGTGACTTTCTGACAGTTTTGCCAGGGTGACCCAAACGTCTGGCAGCCGGTGGCTCTGGATGATGCCACAGCCGGAGGGATGGTCCCCTGAACCCCCCATCCTGGCTCCAAATCCCTGCAGACCCTcatcccccctcctgcccccaggaTACTCTTCTTTGCCTAGATTACATCAAGCACCATTGCAAACACCAGAGCATCCCATAGGAAGGGCAATACATTAAAGTACGCACCACGTGTggattttaaattttgcttttaaacagtgGCAAAGACAGCCCCTTGGGAAGTCCCCATCATGCCAAACCTGCACAGCGGGGGGCAATGGCCCCCAGTGACCCCCCCAAAACACTAAGATCTCCATGCTGGGAGCCAACAGTCCCAGGAAAAGCAAAGCCCAAGAAGGAGCATCGACTGACCAAGCGCCAAAAGTACTTGGGCCATAATACAAGGAAAATCATTAGAGAAGtccttcatttaaataaaaaataaagtatttctgatGCAGAGCCTAGAAAACAGCTTTGATCAAAAAGTTAGTTTTCCACCAAGTTGAATTTTCCaaaggggtggaggggaagatttaggaaaatgttgcttttcaCTAAAAACAGCTCAATATCTAAAACATTCAGCAGTTGTTTCCTCGGGGCCCTGGTACACCGGGTGCCCTTGCTGCGCTGGGCACCCAGGAGGAGCTGTTTGCCCTGATGGATGCTCGGGACATGGGGCGAGAGCTGCCCATCGCCTGGGGAGACCTGCAGAGCCCCTGGGTCAGCTATCGCCTTCACCCGAACTCCACTGCAAAAATCACGCCAAGaaaagttacaaagaaaaatctgatttttcatattctttaagttttcccatggaaaaaaattaattttgccctCTTTTCACAGGTTGGGGAGGAGCTGGCATGTATGGGGAGAGCTCAGCGCTGGAGAGAGGACAGGGTGCTTTGGGTCTCATCCTGCACATGAGCATCATACAGAGCAACGCGtgagctgcagggatgcagccCCCGGGACAAGCAGACAAGATTTGGGAAGGAAAAACCCAAAAGCGAGACAAAGAAGGTGAAGGGAAACATAGCAAAGTCAGTCCAACACAAAGCTCTGCCTCCCGGTACCACCCAGCAACCCTCCTATGAATTAATGGGATGCAAAGCACAGCTTTATCGGTTATTATATTAAGTACGCTAGCAGACACCGCTTAACCTTATCTAGCTTTCCCCCTGTTTTCATATTTGCATTAGCATGACATTATTAACACACTGTCTAGAGTAGAAATTCATGCAGCAGCTGTTAAATTCCAGGCGGACAGACCTTTTAATGGCACAAGTTAATATGCAATCACTTTAATTTTGAGCAACCAGCTGAGTGATTTCCTTTGCAAAGCAGATTTGATGGGTTTTGTCAAAATTCATTAGGCTTTCAAGAGGACAAACCAGACTCTGGATACTAGGGATAGCTTCTGCCCAAGAAGTCAAGAGGTTTGATCAAAGTTAGTTGAATGCAGCCAGCACGCAGGAGCTGCCACGGTGCCTGCAGTAAGGGACAGTGCCTATGCAAGAGCAGTGGTGAGTTGTGCCCATACCCAGGGCACCTGAAAGAGGACAAGGAgccaaataaaggaaataaaaagaaaaaaaataaatgaaataggGATTCATGCCATAGCTTCCCATTTAGTCATTCTTAGAGGGACCTTGCCAGCAGCCATGCATTAAGCCATGGTGAATCCTAATCGCTGGATCCCTGACCCCTGGCTAGGGCAAGCTCGGTGACCCAGATACCATCTCTTTAGCAAGAGCATGCCATGCTGTGGGGTGGCTCTCCGGGCTCCAGCAGCTCTGACATTTTCCATGGCATGCACTGGAAGGAGCAAACCTTCCAGCAACTTCAGCCCCTCAAAGCCCTCCCTTTGCTGGAGCAATTAGGAGCACTTGAAAAGGAGAAAGTTGTTTGTATTATGGCTGGGGGACAAAGGGGAGAAAGGACCAtgaatttttttaagcttcttgaATTCAGTTATTTTGCTGCTTGGTGACCGAGAAGGAAGCCTTCCCCTAGGAACGGCTGGAACAGCAGCGAGGGCAGAGCCCAGGAGGGGTGGATGCACCACCCCAGGAGGTCGGACTGCCCCAGGAAGGGGAACACCATCACCAGGAGGAGCTAAGCCTCTTTATTCTTAGAAGCATCCCTCTTAAGCACTCTACATCATCAAAGCGTTGCTGTGAGCAGCGTGAGCTCATGAGTAATTTTGATATCAGAGTTCACCTCAGTGAACCTCCTGGCCATCACCAGACCCGAGCAATGGGAAGCGTTACCGCTTCAGACCCTCTAGGCAGCACAAGCTTCAGTCTCATGATGGCAGGACTCCACACTTGCTTTGCAATCAACCAGCAGGAAGCTCGGATAAAtcattttaatatatgtattcTATAAAACCTGCTTTTCACCAGGTTCCCTGGAAATACAAACCCAGAACATTTCCAAATCCTCGTGTTTCCTATGAAGCTCTGCAAGTGTGGCACAAACCTTTATTCAAACTACCCTCAAACCAACCATGCGTGGAAAACTTTACAGAAACAATAGCAGCATCCACCTGGCATCGATGCCAGCACCTTCAGCACTTGTCCCTGGGTGAGAAACCTCCCCGAGGAAGGAGCACCCACCACCAGCCCTGGGGACTGGCCAGACCACCCTTCCCCACCCAGCAGCTTCCCCCAGACGCTCCCTAATCCCTTATTAGCTTTTAGAGGAGGATCAGGGAAGCGCTGCCTGAGCCATAGGGGATTTACAGGGTTTCCCAGGAAATCCTTGAGTACACACAAGTCTCCAGTGGTTGAGATTAAGAGTAAATACATTTActgctgtctttttaaagaaggtCTCTCCTATTTCAGAGCCAAAAAGGAGGAAATTACACAGATTTCCCTGACCTGGGGCAGATCCCCGGCTGATTTCAGTACAAGGAAAGGTCATTGCAGGTTAACTGATCTTCATTAGGAACCAAGTCAAACAGAACCCGCACAAGCGAGAGAGAAATTGGGCAAACCATTGGCAGGGACCCAGAAAACCCATTGCCACGATGGGTGCTGGCTGCACATCTCCCTGTAGCAGGGACGAGCCCTGGCTGAGAGCCCACAGGAAGGGGGAGGCAAGAGGAGGgctccaggcagagctgggcaTCACATCTGCAACACGAGTTACTTAAGCAAAGAGCAGCGAGCGCTTGAACACGAGGGGACGGGTTCCTGGGCAGTGGAGGTGTTGCACCAAGAGTCAGCACTTGCTGCCCTAGTCACCTGTGCAGTTGCACAAATAATTCCCCAAGGAAATTCCCATGTGCAGGTGGAAGGATGCTGCTGTTGGAGATGTTTCTCTCCAACAACTGAATAAGGACAGATGCCTCAAGCCTTTCCTCCACTCTTTCTGCTCTCCCCTAGCAGCCTCCCTTCTGCCAGGATGCTCATCCagcctccagcagctgcaaaccACCAGACGGGAGCAATTGCATGGCCCCAGTTCGGCCAGAGCTAGCCAAGGCCGAGGAGACTGGGCAACCACACATGTGTTCCCAAGCAGGATCATCCCCCGGGAGGGATGGGGCACACAACTGACCTGGCTGGAAGCTGGTCCAGGGAGTCTCAGTAATATAAatccattaaaaaacccaagcccaAATAAATCCATGCAAACATCAGTTCCAGGTGCTGGAAATGTCTGAACCTGCTTCTGGGTCCTGCAGAGAGTAACCCAGTTGTCATGAACACACTGCCAAGCCTCCTGACTGCTCTTGTGAATGAGAGCAATAAGGAAAACACTAAGCCAAGAGCCAGCTTTCTAGTAAACAAATTCTAGAAGCTCAGCTCACGTTCTGGCACCTTTGAGTGAAGAAGCTATTTAGCCAGATGTGCACCTCCAGGAAAATAACGCCACAAGTGAGAACTGCCACCCCTCTTCCCAGCCTGTAACACCTGGGAAATTCAAACAGGGAGAGGAATGAGATGGAGATGTGCTCTGTGCATCCTCCAGCACCTGCTAAAACAGCATTTGTATTCTTTAAACAAGCAGTGGGAATATACAGGGCGGTGCAGAGCCGGACAGGATTTCTGCTTAGTCCTATGGATTTTATTGCCTGTGTATCTCCCATGCCCTTGGGTCCACAGGcacctgccccagccagcctcgcCATGGCGAGGGGGAAGAAGTCGAAAGCAGAAAAGGCTGCAACCCAAGCAGGTTTTAGCCACCATCCTCCATACAGCAAGCGCTCTTAGCCATCCTCTCCCCTGGCAGAAgctaccacccccccccgcccacagCCCCACCAGCAGTGCAGCTGGACAGCATCTCAGCCTCCACACCATGCTCCTTGAGCAAACATCACAAGTCTCCTCTCCatacctcagtttccccaggagTGATGATGCTATCGCTGTCTCTGGCAAACTCCATGCTTGGGGTGCTTTGGGATAAACACACAGTCCCAGATTTACCAGGTTACTTGCCATAAAAAATTACATCCATTAATAGATGACTCAGTTACTCTTTTTGTTATACAACTAAACCACACAAGTCATAAAGCAAGAAGAGAAATCAGCATTGCTTAATGCCATTTTTGCCAGGATGAAGGTTTAAATATCCTCTTGTGTGGATAGAAATACcgtaaaattaaatataaatactgTTGTGGGCTGTAAGCATCCCATCTTCTGCtcaggcaggctgcagccccactgctgcctgcGCTTGGGGTAACCATCAGATGAGCTTCTCCAGCCGTGCTGGACCCACAGAGCCCTAGAGCCCTAAAACCCACAAAGCAATGCACACAGCAGCTTTTGACAAACAATTTGCACAGATTAAAACCCCGAAGCCTTGCTGCAGAAGTATTTATCTGCACCATAAAAGCAGTAGCCAGGCTCAAGCTTgttaattaaaaagacaaaagccCGTATAATGTCCCTGTTAAATTGGATTATGGAcactaaaaataaatccatgtttATTGGTAACAAAAAGCCACTTTTCCCCAGCGAGGACAGGGTTTCTCTCTATTTTAACCGGCAGAGGGGGCAGGCAattgcaggcagggctgtgctaCAATGGGCCAGGCAAAGCCGAGCTCTCGCTTCCCCAGGCTCGACCCCAGGCTTTGCTGCAAACGCAGCAGCATTAATGGGGGCAAAAATCCATATTTCCTCTCCCAAGCTCCTGTTGGTCCAAGGATTCAGGTTTTCAAACCTTGTTTCCTCCTGTGGTCCACCACCAGCTCTCAGGGCAGCATTAAAGTTTTATGCTGACACT
Encoded here:
- the CORO2B gene encoding coronin-2B isoform X3 translates to MRDLHKSSVLGSKHGSLMSWRPQYRSSKFRNVYGKVASREHCFDGIPITKNVHDNHFCAVNARFLAIVTESAGGGSFLVIPLEQTGRIEPNYPKVCGHQGNVLDIKWNPFIENIIASCSEDTSVRIWEIPEGGLKRNMTEAVLELYGHSRRVGLVEWHPTTNNILFSAGYDYKVLIWNLDIGEPVKMIDCHTDVILCMSFNTDGSLLATSCKDKKLRVVEPRSGRVLQEASCKNHRVNRVVFLGSTKRLLTTGVSRWNTRQIALWDQEDLSMPLIEEEIDGLSGLLFPFYDADTHMLYLAGKGDGNIRYYEIGSEKPYLSYLMEFRSPAPQKGLGVMPKHGLDVSACEVFRFYKLVTLKGLIEPISMIVPRRSETYQEDIYPMTPGTEPALTPDEWLSGVNRGTSEGEEERRR